The genomic interval ATCGCGGCCAGCAAAGCCAAAGGACTATGGATGGGAGGCACTCCACCGATTGGGTATGATGCCAATGAGCGGCAGCTTATCGTAAACGAGGGTGAGGCGCAATTAGTGCGGCTGATTTTTCAAAAATATATAGAAACTGAGAATATGTTTGCGGTGGCCGATTATCTTAACGCACAGGGTATTTGTACGAAGAAATGGGTGGCACGGCGCAGCAAACGCGAACATGGCGGCGGGCAATTTTATAAAAGTAATGTGCAGCGCATTTTGACAAACCCGCTTTATATCGGCAAAATCGCACACTATGCCAAAAACAAAGTGTATGAAGGCAAGCATCCGGGGATTGTACCACCGGATTTATGGGATCAAGTTCAAACGCTTATACGCCGAAGAATTAACGACCCGAACGCATTTCTGCACTATAAATGCCATAAAACAGTTTTGGCAGGCAAATTATATGACGACAAGGGGCAGAATTTTCGGTTCACTTCGTCAAAAAAGCAAGGCAAAAAGTTCCTGTATTACTACAACGGAGTGGGCGGGCATTATCTATCCGTAGAGCAGTTGGACAGATTTGTACTAAATATGCTCAAAACGGCGGATTTTGACGAGATAGAGCCATTAGCGGATATGAGTGCCATTACTGATGCTCAATTGAGCGCATGGATTACCAAAGCTACCTGCCAAACGGTAGGTAAGAAACATTATTTAACAGTGTTTTTGGATGAAAAGCAGATAAAGACAGATTTGGGGAATTGTTCCAAAATGTCAGGTCAGGTGGATGCCAAACCCCTCAAAATAGAGCGCATAGAAGATACAATTTACCTGCGGGATAGTTTTATGGTGGATAATATATCGTCTGTACGACTACGGAATGGGAATGCCCGTAACATCTTAACTATACGGCAACTCAATGAAAGTTTAGTGCGCGCCTTGGCACGAGGTTGGCAACTTAAAAAGAGGATAGAACAGGGGATTATTATCCGGGAGTTAGAAAAAGAAATGCACATGACCAAACGCACGATTACACGGTACGTCAATTTATGTTATTTATCACCGCGTATAGTGGGGGATATCTTGGAATACAAGAATCCTGCGAGTTTAACCTTGCGCGAGCTTA from Elusimicrobiaceae bacterium carries:
- a CDS encoding recombinase family protein translates to MPKINCAIYTRKSTERGLEMEFNSLQNQEEACKAYILSQAFNGWKYYKTFEDGGISGGTMERPGLQALLEEIRARNIQVVVVYKVDRLSRSIFDFHKMMQEFAKHECNFVSITQSFDTSNSMGKLTLNMLLSFAQFEREVSAERVRDKIAASKAKGLWMGGTPPIGYDANERQLIVNEGEAQLVRLIFQKYIETENMFAVADYLNAQGICTKKWVARRSKREHGGGQFYKSNVQRILTNPLYIGKIAHYAKNKVYEGKHPGIVPPDLWDQVQTLIRRRINDPNAFLHYKCHKTVLAGKLYDDKGQNFRFTSSKKQGKKFLYYYNGVGGHYLSVEQLDRFVLNMLKTADFDEIEPLADMSAITDAQLSAWITKATCQTVGKKHYLTVFLDEKQIKTDLGNCSKMSGQVDAKPLKIERIEDTIYLRDSFMVDNISSVRLRNGNARNILTIRQLNESLVRALARGWQLKKRIEQGIIIRELEKEMHMTKRTITRYVNLCYLSPRIVGDILEYKNPASLTLRELMNLAEGQVDFERQEKGWNGEKGHRFESKRYIT